In Setaria italica strain Yugu1 chromosome I, Setaria_italica_v2.0, whole genome shotgun sequence, the genomic window ccccgcccccaccccctccccctcctctctcccgcaATCTCTGctgccccttcccttccccctctgctcgcaaccacactggcagtgaggagcggcagtggGGCGAGGTGTAGGGCAGTGCTTGGGTGGCGGGGTGAGGTGCGAGGCGCGCAGAGGTGCTTGGGGAAGCAGCGGCGACGCGCGGGGGAGCGGCAGccagccggaggcggcggggcacAAGGGTGGGGCAACGGGCTGAACGCGGCGGCGCGTGGGGCACATGTAttttctctccctccctctccctctcctacaCCTCAccttccctcccttccctcctacCGCGCCCATGCTCCAGCGGCGGCTGGATTCGGCGGGGCAGTGTggtagcggcggcgggaggcagcgGGGTGCGGCCGGCCGGATCCGTCGGGGCCGCGGATGtcagcggccggcggggcggcggcgaccagaTCCGGCGAGGTGCGATCGATGGGATGCAGGTCACGGGGGAGGAGCAACCAGCGCCGATGAGGCGCGGTGGCGGGGCAGCCGGCGCACAGCCAGTGGGATGCGGGCCAGGCGGCCGgccggatttctttttttttattttttaatacccctttagggTTAGGAACAGGTATATTAGGGTTAGGAACAGGTATTGAAGACGTTTTTCCCGGCAGTGTTGCTAGTATAATGCTACAAGAACTACAGTAAAAGTTTCATATGTCTTCTTTATGAAATGAAAACAATATCTCTTCGATAGGTTGAGGAGTGAGTaccctaaggccccgtttggatcattggaattgaattccatcctaataatcataatttagacacaaattaattaagctaatataattgtatgtggaatatagttgtatattatagttggtgatatgggagagatacttatatgttgcacttctactatagagaagcgagtctaagagcgtgctataagaattgaattccattctaataaccataatctatagaatcaatttccatctcccaccccatgaatttaagataggcttatatctaaactttggaaagttgtggaatgccatattccaacataaattagcctacttcattaaatagattccaattccttcaaaatgaagggacccaaacgggacctaaaggAATATGGCTTAAAATTCGACTATATATCCTAAAGATCCagttgacaaaaaaaaacagagagaaaatTCACCATTTGGCATCCATTTAATATGGAATCAACCGGCGCAAGCAAAACGGCAAATTACATTGATTATTGTTTGGTAGAGGATCAAAACTTATTTGGAGCATCTATACATATATGGTCTAGCATCTTTGGTGCAAATACAAGGCATTGGTTGTGCATTGTGATAATTCCATATCAACAAGAGCAGATGGGTCCTTAAAAACAGGCAGCAATTTAAGCAGTCAAGGCTGCTAAATATCTCTGCTTCGATTTGCATGAGCCAAGCACCAACAAAGCTCTCACCGCGATTGAAGGTGTCAACGAAccatggaaaaagaaaaataaatccgaagaaaggaaagggaaaatctgaaaagaaaataaataggagAGAGAAGCTGGCTGTTCCGCTATATTCTAACTTCCCCGCAGCTCTCTCGCTCGCTCACGCTCTCTCTCCTCACCATTTTTGCTCCTGCCGAGAGCTCTCCCCGAGCTCCGCAAGCTCTCTCGCCATGGCGAAGACCACATGCAAGCAGTGCTACCGCCGCTTCGCCAGCCCCCGTGCCCTCGCGGGCCACATGCGCTCGCACTCCATCGCCGcagcccaggcggcggcggcggctgatgcggctgcggcggcagccGTGAAGCAGCAGATCTCCTCGGCGTCCTCCGCATCGacctccttcgccgccgcggaCGAAGACTCCGGCTTCAAGATGCCCGCTTCCACCTACGGTCTCCGGGAGAACCCGAAGCGCAGCCTGCGCGTGGCCGATGCCGCCTTCTCGGATCACGAGAGCGAGGCCGAGTCCACCCCGCCGCACGCCAAGCGCGTGAACGCCGCCGCAGCctggggcgaggcggagccggTGAGCTCGCTCTCGGAGGTGGCCAccccggaggaggacgtggCGCTGTCCCTCATGATGCTCTCCCGCGACTCCTGGCCGTCGGGCGCGTTCGACGGGGACGACTACTCCGACGACGGGAGCGACGACGGCTACGCGCCCCCCGCTCCCCTCCCGCCGGCGCGGGCCCCCGCCCGGGCGCCGGTGGAGAAGCGGACGCAGTTCCAGTGCGTCGCGTGTAAGAAGGTGTTCCGCTCCTACCAGGCGCTCGGCGGGCACCGCGCCAGCAACGtacgcggcggccggggcgggtgCTGCGCGCCTCCCGtggctccccctcctcccccgcagCCCCAGCCGCCGGTGCCGCTGCCATTCCCGGAGCACCACGATGGGGACGGGGACATGGACGCGAAGCAGCAGCCGCGCGAGTGCCCCCACTGCTACCGCGTGTTCGCCTCGGGGCAGGCCCTGGGCGGCCACAAGCGGTCCCATGTgtgcggcgccgcggccgcgcaggcatcaaccgccaccgccaccgccaccgcagccgcctcgacctcctccgccgcccctccgtCCCCGATCAACAACCCCGGCATGATCGATCTGAACgtggcgccgccgtcggaggaggtggagctctCTGCCGTGTCAGATCCCCGCTTCAATCCGGTCGCTTGAAGCAGCCAACAatcaggcaggcaggcaggcaggcagatTAGCGACATCATAATGGATAATTCCAATGCCGGAGGTGAATCGAGGTGAGAAGATAAATCCATGAAAACTAAAAAAATCccctaaaaaaattgaaaaaaaacagATGTGAAAAAAGCAGCATCTTGTGTAGGTATAATGGTAGCTCGCTTCTACCCTTTTGCAATTTCATTGATTTTGTATCTATTCACAATGCTCTGTCGTTGCTGGTGTTAATTCCGTTTCCTGTTTGAAGCGACTGGGATTGTGGAATAGATTATCAGTATGAGCAGCAAGCAAATCTAGCATGACGCCGAGGCAAATCAGCAATGGGGAAAGAGGTAGCTTTAGCCATTGCTTTCTGTTGCATTCCCCGTATGCTATGCGCTTCGCCGAATATCCACGGCATTCCCCATTGAACGCTAGCTAGCAGCAGACCGGGAGCAAAAGCCCCATGGACTCTAGCAAACGCAGCGGGAGCAAGCAACAAGCAAGCAGCTCGCTTTTCCACTGCAGCCTAGTGCTGAAAGCCACACCGGCAACGCCTAGTACCACTGGCTGCTGCTTCTGCaactttgttttgttttgctgcTGCCTTTTCCTCTCCTTTTGCCTTCCGGCTCGGCAGCACGCAGCACGGCAGCAGTGCCACCTGCATGCGCCGTTCCTTCCACTGCTGGTATGAACAGGGCAGAACAGCGCCTCGTGCCCTGCCCCCCCTCTGCCTGCTGCTTCCATCGCAGCCCTGCTCGCTTCCTGTTCCGCCCCCTGCCGCCcgtccctctctctcccgctGCGAGTGGGCCCGCCTCACGGTCGGCTAGCATCCTGGCAGAATTGATTTCGTATATACGTAGACCAGACACGGATACGGTGTGCCAGTATCCGTGTGTATAATAATACTACTAGCAGTATTCGTGTACGACGACGCGATGATGATCAGCCAGCAGCCAGGGTGAAACGGCACACGGTTTTGTAGGACTCGCCCTCCACGATTGGAGGGCAGGCGGTTGGGGCCTCGCCCCACCGGCGGTGGCCACGTGGCGCACCCCTCCTTTCTGGTCCTTCCATTCCGTCGTCCCCTGTGGCTGCGGGCAGCAAGTACAGAGGAATTTTGGCAGGCCGGGGACGGTCATTATCCTGCGGGATTATTCCTTAACACGGGGGGATTAGCGCGCCTGGTTTACTGCGCGCGCAGCATTTCTGACGCCGGCGGGTGGGCCCGGGCCTGCCTTCCTGCCTGCCTGTCCGCCGTATCTGGGGATTCTGGGGAAGCTGGAGGAGGGGGGGCGCGCCGCCCGAGGCGGATCGCGCGGGCGAAACGGTTGGTGCACGCGCGGCTGGGCGCGTCCGTGGGGGCGGTGTGCGGATGACGCGCGGGCCCGGAGTGCGGGCCGGGCCGCCGGGGTGGGCGCGGCCGCACTGGGCGCGCGTGGACCCAGCGCCGGGTTCGGGCGACGGGGGACGTGGTGGGGCCGGGATAAAGCGTGGGTGTCGTGGGGCACGCGTGACGTGGCGGCACCGTCATGCATGGCCGTCGGATCCTGATTGGACGGGCCGGTGATGGCGACCCGAGTCCCCGAGCTTTTGGGCCGCGTCCCTGTCAGCAGCCGTCGAGTCACTTCGGCGCCGTCCGTCCGGTTGCCGGTTGTGTGGAAATGGACACCGCAATCCGCCGATCCCCACACTGCCGCGGTCCGGTGCGACGGTTCCTCACTATTCCATACGCCGTCTTGTGATCTTGTCTACAGCAGCAATGCAGGAGTACGGAGTAGACTGCTGCACGAGTGCTGACATTATTTGTTCATATGCGGTTGAATTCTGGTAAGTTTCTGGCAATTTTGTTTTTACTCGAcccgcaattttttttttgtttttactcGAAGGTAACCCGTGCTCGAGAGAGTCGATAGATGACAATGTGGACGGGTCACGGTCCGTGGCAGGGAGGAACGGGTGCTCCAATATCAACGGTTTCACTTTTGGCCGGCCGTGTCTAGCGAATGCTCAACCCGTGCATGTATGGTGCATGGTGTGGTTGCTGGGTGTCCTATTCCTGCTCCCCGATGGAAATCCCAGTGCAGGGCCGGAAAATTCTCGCTTGCTTTGGAAATCCCAGTACGACTGTAGGAGTAGTAGCATCTATTGGAAGTGCACGGTTTGGGGCATGGTAGAGCTAACACCTAGCGACCTATGACCAACCTGTGTCTGTTCTTTCTCTGGCCCAGCAAATGAAGTGTGTGTAGGTGCTCGGCAGGTTCCATACATGCACGCGTGATTCGACCGGTTTGTTTTTGTAAAGTCGCTCACACGGGTCGCATGGCATCATGGCTAGGTGGTAGTGGAGTCTGATGCATGTATGGTTCTTCGATCCAGTGCTAGCTTAGCCAGATGATATGATAGTATATAGCAGCATCTCTGCAAGCCGTGAACGTCTGAAGGCTAGGAGCCTAGAACCGGGGAGCACTGCACCAGCGAGCGGGACAGTGACAGTGTCGTATCTTGTCACGCTTTTGCCGTCTCTCTGTCGCCGTTGGGACGCCCGGCAGGCACCGAAGACCACCTTCCGTAGACCGTAGGTCTTTTATTAAGCCACTGCTTAACTAACTACGGAGTAGTCCTCTACAAACTCCATTTTCCTGCTGATACGCTCCTAGAGTGGGTTGCTTGGTGATATGATACTGCATCCTATGCCCTTTGGTTTTGCTTTTCCCAGCCGTTCAAGCCTGGTACTAGCATTCAAACTGCTGGTAGCAGTAGAGGAGCACGTGCACGTACGCATTGACGGATCGTCGAGTGGCCTATTAGCCCCAGTAACCAAAGCCACACCGTTCGGGCTCTATCACTGTGCCTCTCGAGTCTCAACTAGTAGCTACAGCCTGCAAAGGTTGCCAGAAAAGACACCCGCCGAGCAAATCCGTACGTCCGAATGATGCTTCGCGGGCATGCATATCTGCTGTTCCGTCCGCTCGCCAATCGGCTACAGGAAATGTGTAGCGTAGTACCCTGGCATTTACGCCGGCCGTGAATCGCCAGAGTGTTGTGTGTCTACGAGAGAGCTTGCAAGTCTTGCCTCACAGGAGAAAGATGGATCATGGATCCGCAGTGAATGAGGGCATGCTGATGACGACGACGCAGTGTGCACTGAATTACGGATGGCCTGCCGCTCCGTCGTCACTCGTCCGTCCTCTCAGATACTGGAGTAGCATCTTTGTGCTCCCAAAAATCACTGGAGTACTGGCCGGCAGTAACAAACCTGCATTTGCACTTGCTCCTGCACCCGCATTTTACCTCCCAATTACCATGCTGCTACACGCCAACGTACACTGAATGCAGATTCATATCACCTGTTTGCTACTGCCAGCGGAACCAAATAAACCACCGTCCCATCCGTCCGTTTGTTCTGTAGCATGCAAGTAATAGCAAGACAAGAGACGAGTAGTAGCTTCCAAATCGCGAGGTGCAGAGAATGCCATGCACGTTTGTTCCTTTGGTCTAGACAGAAAGAAAGTGTCAAACACGGAAGAGCGACAGGGCAAAGCACGGCAAAGGCAGGAAGCATCTCTGATCGGAGTTGGGAAGGGGGGGCTGCGCAGCGGCAGGAAATGGAATTATTCCGTCTTGAATTGGACGTAGCCACGAGCCACTCGCATGCAGCACAGCAGGAAATGACCAGACGCGTCGAGCCTGCTCTCCTCTGACGAATCGAGACTTCGGCGAACACAATGACAGGTCAGTAGGGCATGGTCAATGTATCTAGAACAAGTGATCTTTATGGGTGGGCCTTGTGACAGCAGGCCTCTATTGCTACAATGCTGAGCCCAGATGGTCTATATTATGTGGGGCCCACCAAGCATCCAAAGCCCAACCGTCTCCTTCTACCTCCTCCCTCCCGTCCCTCCCTGCTTCGtacaccagcgccgccgccccgtcctcCTCTCTTTCACCTGCCCCGGTGCCCCTCCCTTCCCCCGACCTCCCTAGCTCCCTCGCAGTGGCCTTCCCTCCGCTCAAATGGAGCCCCAAGCACCAAGCAAATCGGCCTTCCTCCGCTGGATCGAGCGCCAAGCACCAAACTCATAGATCCAGCGGCACCTTGGCTTGGGCCTCCACTGCGGCGGGAGCAGCAACGTCACGGGAGAGATCCGCCCGCAGCACGCCGCCCCATCTCGCCCCCTCCGGCGAAATCGAAGCGCCCACCTCTAAATCGAACGCCTCGACCTTGACGGACTTCGTTGCTGGCTCGGCCCGGCCGTGAGCGTGGCCTCGGCGGCGTTGTGCGGCAGCTTACGCCTGTTCTAGAACGCCGCGGTACTTGCATAAGTCGTTCGCGTCCagggcctgcgccgccgccgccagcggcgcGGCCGGATCCGGTGGCTGCAGTCCTTCCTCAGCTCACGGTGGTGGCGCGAGATGGGCGTGCAGTTGAGAGAGTGAGAAGACGGTGAGAGAACATTTGTTTATTGCTTATGGCCGGGTTTTAGCACTACCACCTTCACAATGGTGAGCCAGGCCGTATAGGTCAGTAAAGATCACTTTTTCTCCCCACTGCCCTAAGGCTCAGCTACTCCTGCTGTACTCGGCTCATCAGCTCATCGCCTCGTTGCGATAGAGATCGTATTCGACTATTCGTAGCTGTAGGTAGCATCATGAGGCGCAGACCTCGTACGCGACAAAGCTAGCCATGCAATGCATGTGCCTGCTACGCGGAACAGCTAGAGCTAACTACGGTGAGCTGCAGCCTGCAAGCCCTGCACCTGCAGGCTTGCAATTGGAATGCATCGCATCCACGCTTTGGCTTTGCTCTGAGCCTCTGATGCTCTCCTCTCTGGGCGCTACAGAGCAGGGTAGAGCTCAACTTGATGTTCTGCCAGATCAGGGCAACGAGCATGTGCATGCTCCGCTCCAGCCTCCGGGGGTAGATGCGAATGATTTCGCTTCCGTAGGCTTCTAAACGTCGTGGCTGTCGAGTGTCGTCTTGGGCTATTGGCAAGTCTCATACGATGTGAAAGGTCTTGCAGAGGCATTGCGCAACGCAATGGAGTACTCCTACAGAGGGCTGGTTGCCTTGCTTTGCCTTCAGAACTGGTTTACAGGCCAAACCCGAAATGCTCATCATTGCTCACGCTCAAGAGTCAGAGGCAACAACAAAACACTGAAAAGATGCCGGACGTGCAAAAATTTGGATCTGTATCCTACGTTTTACTGAAGACTTCAGTCTGAGGTAAAAAGGTGTGATCGCGGGTTCTCCGCGAATTACTAGACCAGCAAAAGAATTGTTGCATAACTAAATATTTTGTGCGACTAGCAAACGATCAATGTATCTGCAGAATCCAAATCTTGTTCTAATTTCTCTAAAGAATCTGAATATGTGATTAATAACCATCACTTACAAGAAGTGGACATAGTAAAGATTATCTaagtttttttttgctagaCAGTTTGCATCTtgtttcgttaaaaaaaaaagtttgcatcAGTGTTCTCATCAAAAGGGCTCGCGACGTGACGCTTCTTGGAGAGAATACCGTTTTTAGCCCAATAAGGCACAAACTGCTATTTGGGCTTGAGCCTGTTATGGCGGCAGGTGTCGAGCGCAATAAGGCCCAAACTGCTACTTGAGCTTGCCAAAGTTGGTTTCGTTGGGCTGACGGCTGGCATATATACGGTCGGTATGCGACACGCGTCCCACCCAAAGCCTACTCGCCTACTCGCCTCCGTCCCAACAGGACTCTCCgtctctccgccgccgctctgATTGCGATGGGTATGGTAGCGTCGTTGCTGCGACGCTATGCCTCTGCTAAGCCGATCGCGCGGTACGAGGAGGGGACGGGAGAGTACAAGGTGATGTCCTTCAAGGAGGAGAGACTCGGGCCAGCAGATCTGGACGCGCGCGGCGACCGGTGCATGTCGACtgctcggcgccggcgagggtggAGTTTCGCCGTCTCATGGGGCTTCGAGGAGGCGGCTTACTCCTATGTCCTCGCCGAAAACTGTAGGTTGTGTTTGTCCCCTTACAGCCCGTCTCTGATTACAATTACCGATCACTCCTAATTTGATGCAGGGAGAAAAGCAGCACTCGTATTCAGCGAGCAGGCCGCCTACGACCTCCAGGTTTGCTTCGCGCCATGGTTAATTTTGATCTGGAACAAACTTGATCGCGTCACGATGGATGAGCCACTGCAACATTATTACTGACCCACCTGCCGATTGGTTTGCGACCTGCAGTTTAGCGATGAAC contains:
- the LOC101758417 gene encoding zinc finger protein ZAT1, which translates into the protein MAKTTCKQCYRRFASPRALAGHMRSHSIAAAQAAAAADAAAAAAVKQQISSASSASTSFAAADEDSGFKMPASTYGLRENPKRSLRVADAAFSDHESEAESTPPHAKRVNAAAAWGEAEPVSSLSEVATPEEDVALSLMMLSRDSWPSGAFDGDDYSDDGSDDGYAPPAPLPPARAPARAPVEKRTQFQCVACKKVFRSYQALGGHRASNVRGGRGGCCAPPVAPPPPPQPQPPVPLPFPEHHDGDGDMDAKQQPRECPHCYRVFASGQALGGHKRSHVCGAAAAQASTATATATAAASTSSAAPPSPINNPGMIDLNVAPPSEEVELSAVSDPRFNPVA